The Bacillota bacterium genome contains a region encoding:
- the pseC gene encoding UDP-4-amino-4,6-dideoxy-N-acetyl-beta-L-altrosamine transaminase — MRFIPYGRQSIDEEDIRSVVEVLRSDRLTQGPRVVDFEEALASFCGARHAVVFSSGTAALHGAYFAAGLQPGSEVITSPITFAATANAALFLGAKPVFADIEPETANIDAAQIESLITTRTRAVVPVHFAGQPCDLEEIREIARRRNLHVIEDACHALGATYRGGSIGGLSDMTVFSFHPVKHITTGEGGAVLTNKTDFGQRLRAFREHGIARDPALLLNLDPGADPEPWYYEVQCLGHNYRLSDLQCALGRSQLKKLDRFLRRRREIARTYDQAFSALAPAIRPPARKPDRESAYHIYVVRIDWKAIGRTRREVCTLLRQYGIGTQVHYIPVYRHPYYQRLGYPPGLCPRAEAYYEATLTLPLFPAITDEEVQRVITGIRTLF; from the coding sequence ATGCGCTTTATTCCGTACGGCCGGCAATCCATCGATGAAGAGGACATCCGGTCCGTCGTAGAAGTTTTGCGCTCGGACCGGCTGACCCAGGGACCAAGGGTGGTTGACTTCGAGGAGGCACTGGCTTCCTTCTGTGGCGCCCGACACGCCGTCGTCTTTTCGAGCGGCACGGCCGCCCTGCATGGGGCGTACTTTGCAGCCGGCCTGCAACCGGGGAGCGAGGTGATCACCTCTCCCATTACCTTCGCCGCGACGGCAAACGCGGCGCTTTTTCTCGGCGCAAAGCCGGTTTTCGCCGATATTGAGCCGGAGACGGCCAACATCGACGCCGCCCAAATCGAGAGCCTGATCACCACCCGCACCCGTGCCGTCGTCCCGGTACATTTCGCGGGGCAGCCCTGCGATCTGGAGGAAATCCGCGAGATCGCCCGGCGCCGCAATCTACACGTCATTGAAGACGCCTGCCACGCTCTGGGGGCCACATACCGGGGGGGGTCCATAGGCGGCCTGTCCGATATGACCGTCTTCAGCTTCCACCCGGTCAAACACATCACCACCGGCGAAGGTGGTGCGGTGTTGACCAACAAGACCGATTTCGGACAAAGGCTTCGGGCATTCCGAGAGCACGGCATCGCCCGCGATCCGGCGCTTTTGCTCAACCTCGACCCCGGAGCCGATCCGGAGCCCTGGTATTACGAGGTGCAGTGTCTCGGGCACAACTACCGCCTTAGCGACCTGCAGTGCGCCCTGGGCAGATCACAGTTGAAAAAGCTGGACAGGTTCCTGAGAAGAAGGAGGGAAATCGCCCGAACCTACGACCAGGCCTTCTCGGCGCTTGCACCGGCCATCCGCCCACCGGCCCGGAAGCCGGACCGGGAATCGGCCTACCACATCTACGTGGTGCGGATAGATTGGAAGGCAATCGGCAGAACGCGCCGTGAGGTATGCACCTTGTTGCGGCAATACGGCATCGGCACCCAAGTGCACTACATTCCTGTCTACCGCCACCCCTACTACCAACGCCTCGGTTACCCGCCGGGCCTTTGCCCCCGGGCTGAGGCTTACTACGAAGCCACCCTTACCCTGCCGCTCTTTCCGGCCATTACGGACGAAGAAGTCCAGCGGGTGATAACCGGCATACGGACGTTGTTTTAG
- the flgB gene encoding flagellar basal body rod protein FlgB, whose product MIGKDPVMSLLARALDGEALRQRVIAHNIANLNTPGFKHSRVDFQSFMQAALDGSAGRLKQTDPRHLAGRAGDVAGPGVEIVRGTSQRADGNNVDLDREMVELVDNAFGYRAVSQFWSGKHGIYAHVIRGGR is encoded by the coding sequence ATGATCGGCAAGGATCCGGTGATGTCTTTGCTGGCACGGGCACTGGACGGAGAGGCGCTCAGGCAGCGGGTGATCGCGCACAACATCGCCAATCTCAATACCCCCGGTTTCAAGCACTCCCGGGTCGATTTCCAGTCGTTTATGCAGGCGGCCCTCGACGGTTCCGCCGGCCGGCTGAAACAGACCGATCCCCGCCACCTCGCGGGGCGGGCCGGTGACGTGGCCGGGCCGGGCGTGGAGATTGTCCGGGGGACTTCCCAGCGGGCGGACGGCAACAACGTCGATCTGGACCGGGAAATGGTGGAGTTGGTGGACAACGCCTTCGGGTACCGGGCGGTCAGCCAGTTCTGGTCCGGCAAGCACGGCATTTATGCCCACGTTATCAGGGGCGGGAGGTAG
- a CDS encoding ATP-grasp domain-containing protein — protein MNVLITSASRKVWLIKAFQQALAEEGGGRVVAVDASPLSAALYFADNSYVTPPGLGDDFLTAIQGICQKHTVSLLIPTRDEELPFFALLRPTFRRMGVTVMVPNPEVVEICRDKRLFIAFCLEHGFLVPETYASAGEIAGFPVFVRERFGKGSKRAFRVEAAPELAHLLPRLKEPIIQQYIEAPEYTVDLCADFSGRVLSVVPRERVSIFGGEAFIGRTCKNFDIMQEAARLAQSLHLIGHNTIQCFWHEGKVKFIEVNPRYGGAANLGFAAGAFTPRTLIRLVLGKEVKTVIGEFEDGYVMLRYTEDLFLGAQEVDQAERFN, from the coding sequence ATGAATGTATTGATTACAAGCGCCTCGCGCAAAGTGTGGCTGATAAAAGCCTTCCAGCAGGCTTTGGCGGAGGAAGGCGGAGGCCGGGTTGTCGCCGTAGATGCCAGCCCTTTGTCTGCCGCCCTCTATTTTGCCGATAACAGTTATGTTACCCCTCCCGGGTTGGGCGATGATTTTTTGACGGCCATACAAGGGATCTGTCAAAAACACACCGTGAGCCTTCTCATCCCCACCCGGGACGAAGAGTTGCCCTTCTTTGCCCTGCTCCGGCCGACCTTCCGGCGGATGGGCGTGACGGTGATGGTTCCTAACCCGGAGGTGGTCGAAATCTGCCGGGACAAACGTTTATTCATTGCTTTTTGTCTTGAGCATGGGTTTTTGGTTCCCGAAACGTATGCGTCAGCCGGGGAGATCGCTGGGTTTCCGGTCTTTGTCAGGGAGAGGTTTGGCAAGGGGAGCAAACGGGCTTTCCGGGTCGAGGCCGCGCCGGAATTGGCCCACCTGCTGCCACGCCTAAAGGAGCCGATTATCCAGCAGTACATAGAGGCCCCGGAATACACCGTGGATTTGTGCGCCGACTTTTCCGGCCGGGTTCTATCGGTTGTTCCCCGGGAGCGCGTCTCCATCTTCGGAGGAGAGGCGTTTATCGGTAGGACGTGCAAAAACTTTGATATAATGCAAGAAGCCGCACGGCTGGCCCAATCCCTCCATCTTATTGGGCATAACACTATCCAGTGTTTTTGGCATGAAGGGAAGGTCAAGTTCATAGAGGTGAACCCCAGGTACGGAGGGGCCGCCAACTTAGGCTTTGCCGCCGGTGCTTTTACACCGCGCACACTGATACGCCTGGTCCTGGGTAAAGAGGTCAAAACAGTGATCGGCGAGTTTGAAGATGGGTACGTCATGCTTCGCTATACCGAAGACCTTTTCCTCGGTGCGCAAGAGGTAGATCAAGCTGAACGGTTCAATTAG
- the pseI gene encoding pseudaminic acid synthase, translated as MRDMVINGRAIGPGHPVYIVAELSANHNQSFDRAVAMVQAAKEAGADAVKLQTYTPDTITINVDSSPFRHSPDSLWAGKTLYDLYAEAYTPWEWQPKLKEAAEELELGFFSTAFDPTAVDFLEAMDVPVHKIASFELVDIPLIEKMARTGKPLIISTGMASLGEIEEAVRAARGAGAAQIALLKCTSAYPAPPEQMNLRTIPHLARAFGVPAGLSDHTLGIAVPVAAVALGACIVEKHFTLSRSMPGPDSAFSLEPHEFKAMVEAIRAAQKALGEVHYGVSEREAASRVFRRSLFVVEDMKAGAVFTEENVRSIRPGHGLHPRHLQDVRGRRATRDIPAGTPLAWNMVGW; from the coding sequence ATGCGCGATATGGTGATCAATGGGCGCGCGATCGGCCCCGGGCACCCTGTGTATATCGTCGCTGAGCTTTCGGCCAACCACAATCAGTCGTTTGACCGGGCTGTCGCCATGGTGCAAGCGGCAAAGGAAGCCGGTGCGGATGCCGTCAAACTACAGACTTACACACCGGACACGATAACAATAAACGTCGATTCGTCTCCGTTTCGCCATTCGCCGGATAGTCTTTGGGCTGGGAAGACACTTTATGATCTCTACGCCGAAGCCTACACGCCCTGGGAATGGCAGCCCAAACTCAAGGAAGCGGCGGAAGAACTGGAACTCGGCTTCTTCTCCACGGCGTTTGACCCAACAGCAGTCGACTTTCTGGAGGCAATGGACGTCCCGGTCCATAAGATCGCCTCCTTTGAGCTGGTGGATATCCCCCTCATAGAAAAGATGGCCCGTACCGGCAAGCCGTTGATTATTTCCACGGGTATGGCCAGCCTGGGAGAGATCGAAGAAGCCGTCCGGGCGGCCCGCGGCGCCGGGGCGGCACAGATCGCGCTGCTCAAGTGCACCAGCGCCTACCCCGCTCCGCCGGAGCAGATGAACCTGCGCACCATCCCACATCTGGCCCGGGCGTTTGGAGTGCCCGCCGGCCTTTCCGACCATACCCTCGGCATCGCCGTACCCGTGGCGGCCGTGGCCCTGGGTGCTTGTATCGTGGAGAAACACTTTACGCTTTCACGGAGCATGCCGGGTCCGGACAGCGCTTTTTCACTGGAGCCGCACGAATTCAAGGCGATGGTGGAGGCGATCCGGGCGGCCCAGAAGGCCCTGGGCGAGGTTCACTACGGCGTGAGCGAACGCGAGGCCGCGAGCAGGGTTTTCCGGCGCTCCCTTTTTGTGGTGGAAGATATGAAGGCCGGAGCGGTGTTCACGGAGGAAAACGTGCGTTCCATCCGGCCGGGACACGGCTTGCATCCGCGCCACTTGCAAGATGTACGGGGGCGCAGGGCCACGCGGGACATTCCCGCCGGCACCCCGCTCGCTTGGAATATGGTGGGGTGGTAG
- a CDS encoding class I SAM-dependent methyltransferase, whose product MKDRYKVIMNPKYGYRHLAPLPTAEKLNDFYREQYYDLVAAGGRAPGEQRLMQGGGESNSELVWLSKTTWSDIQDTLEQHLSHKKERWLLDVGSGPGCFGKYMQEAGWHVVGIEPSGKAAEIARSSGITVFNSVEECFGRVERRFDAIVLLQVLEHILDPAGLIQSLRRLMLEQSILVIQVPNDFSAIQECACGKLNLEPWWITAPDHINYFNFESLVGFLRKLDFQVVEMFGDFPMEMFLFFGDIYVGNPDIGSQVHKKRMAFELALPSELRRNLYRCFAGNGLGRRCLVFAQPLGDEQ is encoded by the coding sequence ATGAAAGACCGGTACAAGGTCATCATGAACCCAAAATACGGTTATCGGCACCTTGCCCCCTTGCCAACGGCGGAGAAACTAAACGACTTCTATCGTGAACAGTATTATGACCTGGTGGCGGCCGGCGGCCGTGCGCCTGGAGAACAACGGTTGATGCAAGGTGGCGGGGAAAGCAATTCGGAACTGGTATGGCTTTCGAAAACCACGTGGAGCGATATACAAGACACTCTGGAGCAACATCTGAGCCACAAGAAAGAGCGATGGTTGCTGGATGTGGGTTCCGGCCCCGGTTGTTTCGGAAAATATATGCAGGAAGCAGGGTGGCACGTGGTGGGGATTGAGCCGTCCGGAAAGGCGGCGGAAATAGCCCGATCCTCCGGCATTACCGTGTTTAATTCCGTAGAAGAGTGCTTCGGCCGGGTGGAAAGGCGCTTTGATGCCATTGTACTCCTGCAGGTACTGGAGCATATACTTGATCCCGCGGGTCTTATCCAAAGTCTCCGTCGGCTTATGCTTGAACAAAGCATTTTGGTGATTCAAGTTCCTAATGACTTCTCGGCAATTCAAGAATGCGCTTGCGGCAAACTGAACCTGGAACCATGGTGGATTACCGCTCCGGATCATATAAATTACTTTAACTTTGAATCGCTGGTGGGTTTTCTGCGCAAGCTCGACTTCCAAGTAGTGGAGATGTTTGGCGATTTTCCGATGGAGATGTTTTTGTTCTTTGGCGATATTTACGTAGGGAATCCGGATATCGGCAGCCAGGTTCACAAAAAGCGAATGGCCTTTGAGTTGGCATTGCCCTCGGAATTAAGAAGGAATTTGTATCGGTGTTTTGCCGGGAACGGTCTTGGTAGGCGTTGCCTGGTGTTTGCGCAGCCTTTGGGAGATGAGCAATGA
- a CDS encoding 6-hydroxymethylpterin diphosphokinase MptE-like protein gives MIWEQNLRAIRRRDPALAELLENSPAAAGLAVITAKNGDPVPVWRDQPLASRYDPRREAYAWAAGIVNDLSATGRVYLVFGLGLGYHLEALLQKDPGAHFMVFETEPGWWRRLLELRDVRHLIRHKRVFIQPTLDFSVDSPAFIQITQGTFAGEVKVAEIPAYRDLFEQAHQQWRQGLLDSLRHIRVGLATREHWKDVWLENSIANLFAIFANPGVSDLQNGLTATPAVMAAAGPSLNEHLNVLRGLAGRVPIIAAGTGLIPLAQAGIHPDYVVSIDPGEANYAALKDCLDLPDTTLVFFSSLHPRVAAEFRGPKVSAFADQEYLPQWLGELAGFNHKGVLPDAASVAIPTFKFILDLGCPEIILLGQDLSFPDPEHYYAGRRKTTVTDYLPRTNIAGETAYTTKQLLSMLRELEMYIAEAGRRNVRVYNASRTGLPIAGTTPVDFAAWAREQADRRFTRPESSLGQPSPQEILEKLREPLATVRRELAALRETATAAVLALAPLHDQYRDTHAGHPLGVPTRGTHVSGSGRVGSAGMPALAGQLSTAVPRLNQILNHTAYQKIIRRTVSNLDLLVRTRKLDLDAADAAQVRDFIAMLYNFATAVGGRAERYHAELGKMGTGPSPCSVCN, from the coding sequence ATGATTTGGGAACAGAATCTGCGCGCCATCCGGCGCCGCGATCCGGCACTGGCCGAGTTGCTCGAAAACTCGCCCGCTGCGGCTGGTTTGGCGGTGATTACCGCCAAAAACGGCGACCCGGTTCCGGTGTGGCGGGATCAGCCGCTCGCCAGCCGGTACGATCCGCGCCGCGAGGCTTACGCCTGGGCGGCGGGCATAGTCAACGACCTCTCCGCGACCGGCCGGGTTTATCTCGTTTTCGGGCTGGGTCTGGGCTACCACCTGGAGGCTCTGCTCCAAAAGGACCCCGGCGCCCACTTTATGGTTTTTGAAACCGAACCCGGATGGTGGCGGCGGCTGCTGGAACTCCGTGACGTGCGCCACCTCATCAGGCATAAGCGGGTGTTCATCCAACCCACACTGGACTTCTCGGTCGACAGCCCGGCCTTCATCCAGATAACGCAGGGCACTTTTGCCGGGGAGGTGAAGGTGGCCGAAATACCGGCTTATCGCGACCTGTTTGAGCAAGCCCACCAGCAATGGCGGCAAGGGTTGCTGGATTCACTGCGCCACATCCGGGTGGGATTGGCAACCCGGGAGCATTGGAAAGATGTGTGGCTTGAAAACAGCATCGCCAATCTGTTTGCGATTTTCGCCAATCCCGGCGTCTCCGATCTTCAAAATGGTCTGACCGCTACCCCGGCGGTGATGGCGGCCGCCGGGCCTTCGCTGAACGAACACCTGAACGTCTTGCGCGGCCTGGCCGGCCGGGTGCCGATCATCGCGGCGGGCACCGGCCTTATCCCACTGGCCCAGGCCGGCATTCACCCCGATTACGTGGTTTCCATCGACCCCGGCGAGGCCAACTACGCTGCTTTAAAGGACTGCCTGGACCTGCCCGATACCACGCTGGTCTTTTTTTCATCCCTGCACCCCCGGGTGGCGGCCGAATTCCGGGGACCGAAAGTGTCCGCCTTCGCCGATCAGGAGTATTTGCCCCAATGGCTGGGTGAGTTGGCCGGCTTTAACCATAAGGGCGTTTTGCCGGACGCCGCCTCGGTAGCCATCCCCACTTTCAAGTTCATCCTCGACCTCGGCTGTCCGGAAATCATCCTCCTCGGGCAGGACTTGTCCTTCCCGGACCCGGAGCATTACTACGCCGGACGGCGAAAAACCACGGTCACCGACTACCTGCCCCGGACCAACATCGCCGGGGAAACGGCCTATACCACCAAACAGCTTTTGTCTATGCTGCGCGAGCTGGAAATGTACATCGCCGAGGCCGGCCGGCGGAACGTGCGGGTTTATAACGCTTCGCGCACCGGCCTGCCCATCGCGGGCACTACTCCGGTGGACTTCGCCGCCTGGGCGCGGGAGCAAGCCGACCGGCGCTTCACCCGCCCGGAATCAAGCCTCGGGCAGCCGTCCCCCCAGGAAATCCTGGAAAAACTCCGGGAGCCGCTGGCCACCGTACGCCGGGAACTGGCCGCCCTGCGTGAGACGGCCACCGCCGCCGTACTGGCGCTGGCCCCCCTGCACGACCAATACCGGGACACCCACGCGGGGCACCCGCTCGGGGTACCCACGCGGGGCACCCACGTCAGTGGGTCGGGTCGGGTCGGGTCGGCCGGGATGCCCGCGCTGGCGGGCCAGCTGAGCACGGCGGTGCCCCGGCTCAACCAAATATTGAACCACACCGCCTACCAGAAAATCATCCGGCGCACGGTCAGCAACTTGGACCTCCTGGTGCGCACCCGCAAACTAGACCTGGATGCCGCCGACGCCGCCCAGGTCCGGGACTTTATCGCCATGCTGTACAACTTCGCCACCGCGGTGGGCGGCCGCGCCGAACGCTACCACGCCGAACTGGGCAAGATGGGGACCGGCCCATCACCGTGCAGCGTCTGTAATTGA
- the pseG gene encoding UDP-2,4-diacetamido-2,4,6-trideoxy-beta-L-altropyranose hydrolase produces MRCLALAQAWREHGGEAVFVTACDSPAMKQRLWNEGFDVVEIQGAHPDPMDAGTVMNVLAAHPGAWLVLDGYHFDSAYQRLVKERETGRRLLAIDDTAHLDRYYADIVLNQNLHAHSLHYSHAPYTRLLLGTRYALLRREFWAWRGHRREVPAVAKKVLVTMGGSDPDNVTLKAIQALVRIDIPDLEAVVVIGPSNPHREALRRAAESSPFPVSLAENVENMPELMAWADMAVSAGGTTVWELLFLGVPTLALPIADNQREIMSILTEWGFVDGPDQDPDEIGAEANCPIGIKMQRLALDEDRRTLLARRGRQLVDGRGVLRVAEVLRGQTADNRVAAGHPFGEGNQADRRL; encoded by the coding sequence ATGCGCTGCCTGGCTCTGGCCCAAGCCTGGCGGGAGCACGGCGGGGAGGCGGTTTTTGTTACGGCCTGTGACAGTCCCGCTATGAAGCAGCGGCTTTGGAACGAAGGATTTGACGTGGTGGAAATACAGGGCGCGCATCCGGACCCTATGGATGCGGGGACGGTAATGAACGTGCTGGCGGCGCATCCCGGAGCCTGGCTGGTGCTGGACGGTTACCACTTTGATTCCGCCTATCAGCGGCTGGTTAAAGAAAGAGAAACAGGCCGCCGGTTGCTGGCCATTGACGACACGGCTCATCTTGACCGCTATTATGCGGATATCGTTTTAAATCAGAACCTGCATGCCCACAGTCTGCATTATTCCCACGCACCTTACACGCGGTTGCTTTTGGGCACGAGGTATGCGCTGTTGCGCCGGGAGTTTTGGGCCTGGCGTGGTCACCGGAGAGAGGTTCCAGCAGTAGCGAAGAAGGTCCTGGTGACGATGGGCGGCAGCGACCCTGACAATGTCACCCTGAAGGCCATCCAAGCCCTGGTTCGCATCGACATTCCGGATCTGGAAGCGGTGGTGGTCATCGGCCCATCGAACCCGCACCGGGAGGCGTTGCGCCGGGCGGCCGAATCCAGCCCGTTTCCCGTCAGCCTGGCCGAGAATGTTGAAAACATGCCGGAGTTGATGGCGTGGGCCGATATGGCTGTTTCGGCCGGGGGAACCACGGTGTGGGAACTTTTGTTTTTGGGAGTTCCTACACTGGCCTTGCCGATCGCCGACAACCAGCGGGAAATCATGAGCATCTTGACCGAGTGGGGTTTCGTGGATGGTCCGGATCAGGATCCGGACGAAATCGGAGCAGAGGCAAATTGCCCGATTGGCATAAAAATGCAGCGCCTTGCTTTGGACGAGGATAGGCGTACTCTTCTTGCGCGGCGCGGTCGGCAACTGGTCGACGGGCGCGGTGTACTGCGCGTTGCGGAGGTGCTGAGGGGTCAAACGGCAGATAACCGGGTGGCGGCCGGGCATCCTTTTGGAGAAGGGAATCAAGCAGACCGTCGTTTATGA
- a CDS encoding flagellin, translating into MRVQTNVAALNTHRNLGINQMMSGRALEKLSSGFRINRAADDAAGLAISEQMRGQIRGLGQAVRNAQDGISMVQTAEGALQEVHTILQRMRELAVQATNDTLTTSDRGQIQREVDQLVSEVNRISNSTQFNARVLLDGSLSAATTSQATRLEGPVLHRDGAGNLATGGTTLISLRDTAGNSLGIASTDTIRYEAVVNGVHVTRSFTVATGSRLGPVTGGLATDMNATAWITGAVVVSGKIRFDGQSPGEVNHIAGFTMRVFDSAGTEKTTASRYLNQFVITQVAQNAAADNAARLMVGANAGQLITVNIGKTNAVTLAVQGIKVDTHAQANIAVKVIDEALGTVSTNRARLGGIQNRLDHTISNLGVTAENLTAAESRIRDADTAAEMMEFTKFNILNQASIAMLAQANMQPQAVLQLLA; encoded by the coding sequence ATGAGAGTACAAACCAATGTCGCGGCCCTCAATACCCACCGGAATCTGGGCATCAACCAGATGATGTCCGGGCGGGCGTTGGAAAAACTGTCCTCGGGCTTCCGCATCAACCGGGCGGCCGACGACGCCGCCGGGCTGGCCATCTCCGAGCAGATGCGCGGCCAGATCCGGGGTCTCGGCCAGGCCGTCCGCAACGCCCAGGACGGCATCTCGATGGTCCAAACGGCCGAAGGCGCGCTCCAGGAAGTGCACACCATCCTGCAGCGCATGCGCGAGTTGGCCGTCCAGGCCACCAACGACACCCTGACCACTTCCGACCGGGGGCAAATCCAGAGAGAGGTCGACCAGTTGGTGTCCGAAGTGAACCGGATCAGCAACAGCACCCAGTTCAACGCCCGGGTCCTGCTCGACGGCTCGCTCTCGGCGGCGACCACGTCGCAGGCCACCAGGCTCGAGGGGCCGGTGTTGCACCGGGATGGCGCAGGCAACCTCGCTACCGGCGGCACTACGCTGATCAGTTTGCGTGACACCGCCGGCAACAGCCTGGGCATCGCCTCCACAGATACGATCCGGTACGAAGCGGTCGTGAACGGCGTACATGTGACCCGCTCCTTCACCGTCGCCACCGGGTCCAGGCTGGGTCCGGTTACGGGCGGTCTGGCCACCGACATGAACGCTACCGCTTGGATCACCGGCGCCGTCGTAGTCAGCGGCAAGATCAGGTTCGACGGCCAAAGCCCGGGCGAAGTGAACCACATCGCCGGTTTCACCATGCGGGTGTTCGACAGTGCGGGCACCGAGAAGACCACGGCCAGCCGGTACCTCAACCAGTTCGTGATTACTCAGGTGGCCCAGAATGCCGCGGCCGACAACGCCGCCCGCTTGATGGTCGGCGCCAACGCGGGCCAGTTGATAACGGTGAACATTGGAAAGACCAACGCCGTCACCCTGGCCGTACAAGGCATTAAGGTGGACACCCACGCGCAGGCCAACATCGCCGTCAAGGTCATTGATGAAGCGCTGGGTACGGTTTCAACGAACCGGGCCCGCCTCGGCGGCATCCAGAACCGGCTTGACCACACCATCTCCAACCTGGGCGTCACCGCCGAGAACCTGACGGCCGCCGAATCCCGGATCCGCGACGCGGACACGGCCGCCGAGATGATGGAATTCACCAAGTTCAACATCCTGAACCAGGCCTCCATCGCCATGCTGGCGCAGGCCAACATGCAGCCGCAGGCCGTACTGCAACTGCTCGCCTAG
- the pseB gene encoding UDP-N-acetylglucosamine 4,6-dehydratase (inverting): MLNGRSVLVTGGTGSFGQKFVETVLQQYEPRRLIILSRDELKQYEMQQVKSPVENPCLRYFLGDVRDKDRLYRAFYGVDLVVHAAALKQVPAAEYNPFEVVQTNIIGTQNVIDAAIDNGVQKVIALSTDKAVNPVNLYGATKLCLERLVVAANSYAGGRTKFSVVRYGNVVGSRGSVVPVFLKQKKAHVLTVTDERMTRFWITLEQGVSFVLGCLENMQGGEVFVPKIPSMRIIDLARTVCPHCRIQFIGVRPGEKLHELLISKDEARNVVDHGDYFVVKPSFPFWKSKVEQQGRPVPEEWEYASNTNEQWLEKDRLQELIEQLTD, encoded by the coding sequence GTGTTAAACGGCAGATCGGTTCTGGTCACGGGGGGTACGGGCTCGTTCGGGCAGAAATTCGTGGAGACGGTGCTCCAGCAATACGAACCGCGCCGGCTGATCATCTTGAGCCGGGACGAGCTGAAGCAATACGAAATGCAGCAGGTAAAAAGCCCGGTGGAAAACCCCTGCCTGCGGTATTTTCTCGGTGATGTGCGCGACAAGGACCGGCTTTACCGCGCTTTTTACGGCGTCGACCTTGTGGTGCACGCGGCGGCGCTGAAACAAGTACCGGCCGCCGAGTACAATCCCTTCGAAGTGGTCCAGACCAACATCATCGGCACGCAGAACGTCATCGACGCCGCCATCGATAACGGGGTCCAAAAGGTCATTGCTCTTAGCACCGATAAGGCGGTGAACCCGGTAAACCTTTACGGGGCGACCAAACTGTGCCTGGAGAGACTGGTGGTGGCGGCGAATTCCTACGCCGGCGGCCGCACCAAATTCAGCGTGGTCCGCTACGGCAACGTGGTCGGCAGCCGTGGCAGCGTGGTGCCCGTGTTCCTCAAGCAAAAAAAGGCGCACGTTTTGACCGTCACCGACGAGCGGATGACCCGTTTTTGGATCACCCTGGAACAGGGAGTGTCGTTTGTGCTCGGTTGCCTGGAGAATATGCAGGGCGGCGAGGTTTTTGTGCCGAAGATTCCCAGTATGCGGATCATTGACCTGGCCCGGACCGTTTGTCCCCACTGCCGGATTCAATTTATCGGCGTCCGCCCGGGAGAAAAGCTCCATGAGTTGCTCATCTCCAAGGACGAGGCCCGTAACGTTGTGGACCATGGAGACTACTTCGTGGTGAAACCTTCTTTTCCGTTTTGGAAATCCAAAGTTGAACAACAAGGGCGGCCGGTCCCGGAGGAATGGGAATACGCGAGCAACACTAACGAGCAGTGGCTTGAAAAAGACCGGTTGCAGGAGCTGATCGAGCAATTAACAGACTAA
- a CDS encoding glycosyltransferase family protein: MGIVQARTGSTRFPGKVLKPLAGRPMLSRIIERLRSAGTLDAIVIATTASPQDRPVIDLAEQAGVAWYAGSEQDVLARYAEAAEMVRADLVVRVTGDCPLIDPDTVDGVVQYFRAHHFDYVGAGVADGLPRGLDTEIFTREALDRAHRLAQGTPAREHVTLYIYRHPEQFRCARYPAPAALQRPGRRLCVDEEADYRLLTHIYDRLYRPGEIIEIRDVLALLDREPELLKINAHVRQRTV, encoded by the coding sequence GTGGGCATCGTCCAGGCCCGTACCGGTTCCACGCGTTTTCCGGGAAAGGTACTAAAACCCCTTGCCGGACGACCGATGTTGTCCCGCATAATTGAGCGCTTGCGATCGGCCGGGACCCTGGATGCAATTGTGATTGCCACCACCGCCTCGCCGCAGGACCGACCCGTAATCGACCTAGCCGAACAGGCCGGCGTGGCGTGGTACGCCGGCAGCGAACAAGACGTGCTGGCCAGGTATGCCGAGGCGGCGGAAATGGTGCGGGCCGACTTGGTGGTGCGCGTGACCGGGGATTGTCCCTTGATCGATCCGGATACGGTCGACGGGGTGGTGCAGTATTTCCGCGCCCACCATTTTGACTACGTGGGCGCCGGGGTGGCCGACGGTTTGCCCCGGGGGCTGGACACCGAAATCTTCACCCGCGAGGCATTGGACCGGGCCCACCGCCTGGCGCAAGGCACCCCGGCCCGCGAGCACGTCACGCTGTATATTTACCGGCACCCGGAACAGTTCCGGTGCGCCCGTTATCCGGCACCCGCCGCCTTGCAGCGTCCCGGCCGGCGTCTTTGCGTGGACGAGGAAGCGGATTACCGGTTGCTCACGCACATCTACGACCGCCTGTACCGGCCGGGGGAAATCATTGAGATCCGCGACGTGCTGGCGCTCCTGGACCGGGAGCCGGAACTCCTGAAGATCAACGCCCACGTGCGCCAGCGCACGGTGTAG